In Nocardia sputorum, a single genomic region encodes these proteins:
- a CDS encoding TIGR03618 family F420-dependent PPOX class oxidoreductase gives MKHVVVAGGTDGIGRAVALERLAEGDSVVVIGRDARKGEGFLAAAEALGAVDRAHFVPADLSSIEATRRAIDAVRARFATVDALVLCARHYRSDRLATDEGFEYTFALFYLSRFVLSYELVDLLNAAERPIVVNVAGPGSGTGEIRWDDLQHEREYHGMHALAQGGQLNDLLGIEFARRPVSARVRYVLVHPGVVDTALSGDYDAETTARIEALRRTARPIDEAIRPILDVLDDPPADPLTALAQGRPLDVHGPAFDAAAAARLYSETTKLLGRLQSAASGVSPARLRQVLDAPVFGVVGTIQPDGSPHQSVVWILRDGDDVLFAVGAGSRKERNLRRDARVSVLVNPPEQPYTYAAIHGTATLSAEGGLELRDRLARKYTGMTYLEHNPEAAATYGDTPMLVVRVTPDRVVGRL, from the coding sequence ATGAAGCATGTTGTGGTCGCGGGTGGAACCGACGGAATCGGCCGGGCGGTCGCGCTGGAGCGCCTGGCCGAGGGCGACTCCGTCGTGGTGATCGGTCGAGACGCGAGGAAGGGCGAAGGCTTTCTCGCCGCCGCGGAGGCGCTCGGCGCGGTCGACCGGGCGCACTTCGTGCCCGCGGATCTCAGTTCGATCGAGGCGACTCGCCGGGCGATCGACGCCGTCCGGGCCCGGTTCGCCACGGTGGATGCCCTGGTGCTGTGCGCCCGGCACTACCGGTCCGATCGGCTGGCGACCGACGAAGGCTTCGAGTACACCTTCGCGCTGTTCTACCTGAGCCGATTCGTGCTCAGCTACGAGTTGGTCGACTTGTTGAACGCCGCCGAGCGCCCGATCGTCGTGAATGTCGCGGGCCCGGGCAGCGGCACCGGCGAAATCCGCTGGGACGACCTGCAACACGAGCGCGAGTACCACGGAATGCACGCCCTCGCCCAGGGCGGCCAGCTCAACGATCTGCTGGGCATCGAGTTCGCGCGCAGGCCGGTGTCGGCGCGAGTACGATACGTCCTGGTGCACCCGGGGGTGGTCGACACCGCCCTGTCCGGTGACTACGACGCCGAGACGACGGCCCGGATCGAAGCACTGCGGCGTACCGCGCGACCGATCGACGAAGCCATCCGCCCGATCCTCGACGTCCTGGACGATCCACCGGCCGATCCGCTGACCGCCCTCGCGCAGGGCCGGCCACTGGACGTGCACGGACCCGCGTTCGACGCCGCGGCGGCCGCACGGCTCTACAGCGAGACGACGAAACTGCTCGGCCGGCTGCAGTCAGCGGCCTCGGGCGTTTCCCCGGCCAGGTTGCGTCAGGTCCTCGACGCGCCCGTCTTCGGTGTGGTGGGCACGATTCAGCCCGACGGCAGTCCGCACCAATCGGTGGTGTGGATCCTGCGAGACGGTGACGACGTGCTCTTCGCGGTGGGGGCGGGCAGTCGCAAGGAGCGCAACCTGCGTCGTGACGCCCGAGTGAGCGTGCTGGTCAACCCGCCCGAACAGCCTTACACCTACGCCGCGATCCACGGCACCGCCACCCTCTCCGCCGAAGGCGGCCTCGAGCTGCGGGATCGCCTGGCGCGCAAGTACACCGGCATGACCTACCTCGAGCACAACCCGGAAGCGGCGGCCACGTATGGAGATACCCCGATGCTCGTCGTCCGGGTGACCCCCGACCGAGTAGTCGGCCGACTCTGA
- a CDS encoding pyridoxamine 5'-phosphate oxidase, which produces MTDLADFAQLIAGDHGLCVVSTLRADHTIHSSLVNAGVLRHPETGADVVGMVVRGGARKLDNMRARPRATIVARVGWQWCAAEGPVWIAGPDDPAAGVGAERLRLLLREVFTAAGGVHEDWDEYDRVMAAERRAAVLILPERVYGNS; this is translated from the coding sequence GTGACCGATCTCGCGGACTTCGCCCAGCTGATCGCCGGCGATCACGGACTCTGCGTCGTCTCCACCCTTCGAGCCGACCACACCATTCACTCGTCACTGGTCAACGCGGGCGTGTTGCGGCACCCCGAGACCGGTGCCGATGTGGTCGGCATGGTGGTGCGCGGCGGTGCGCGAAAATTGGACAACATGCGTGCCCGGCCGCGTGCGACGATCGTTGCTCGCGTCGGCTGGCAATGGTGCGCCGCCGAGGGGCCGGTATGGATCGCCGGTCCGGACGACCCGGCGGCGGGCGTCGGCGCCGAGCGGTTGCGACTGCTGCTGCGTGAGGTGTTCACCGCGGCCGGTGGTGTGCACGAGGACTGGGACGAGTACGACAGGGTGATGGCCGCCGAGCGCAGAGCGGCGGTGTTGATCCTGCCGGAGCGTGTCTACGGCAACAGCTGA
- a CDS encoding aldehyde dehydrogenase family protein — protein MSAPNAVPSATGLRASETIEIFDPATGAAVGTVPMADAAEIDQKMESANRVQRGWARTPAAERAAALRAGAALLRERADELAELNRAETGRPHSESREGVLAGAATLEQYAEIGPLHRGRSLQGGFDATDLMVWEPRGVVVALTPWNDPVAVSCGLLGAGLVTGNTVVYKPSERAPHTGALLGDLLARGLPEGVLQTIQGDGRVGALLAARSDVDVIAHVGSTATGRSIARSAAVTGTKALLENGGNDALIVDAGLDPVWAAGQAALGAFANAGQICVSVERIFAHREVAEPFLAALLAEAESRKVAPLVDRRHREQVHAHVRDAVDDGAELLTGGVVPEGAGAHYPATVLAQCDPAMRIMREETFGPVAPVRVVDSFDRGLAEAATDDYGLAATVLTPSMAHAQRAWRELPVGTVKINAVFGGAPGGAAHPRRASGSGFGYGPELLDEMTQTKVVHLRPAPS, from the coding sequence ATGAGCGCACCGAACGCTGTCCCGTCCGCCACCGGGCTCCGGGCTTCCGAAACGATCGAGATCTTCGATCCCGCCACCGGTGCCGCCGTCGGCACGGTTCCCATGGCCGATGCCGCGGAAATAGATCAGAAGATGGAGTCCGCCAACCGCGTTCAGCGGGGGTGGGCGCGGACACCGGCGGCCGAGCGGGCCGCCGCGCTCCGCGCCGGTGCCGCGCTGCTACGCGAGCGGGCCGATGAACTCGCCGAACTGAACCGCGCCGAAACCGGACGTCCGCACTCCGAGAGCAGGGAAGGAGTGCTGGCCGGCGCCGCGACCTTGGAGCAATACGCCGAAATCGGCCCGCTGCATCGGGGACGAAGCTTGCAGGGTGGTTTCGACGCCACCGACCTCATGGTGTGGGAGCCTCGCGGCGTCGTCGTAGCGCTGACGCCGTGGAACGATCCCGTGGCCGTATCCTGCGGTCTGCTCGGCGCGGGGCTGGTCACCGGAAACACGGTCGTGTACAAGCCGAGCGAACGCGCACCGCATACCGGCGCTCTGCTCGGTGATCTGCTCGCCCGTGGACTCCCGGAGGGGGTGCTGCAGACGATACAAGGCGATGGCAGGGTCGGCGCGCTGCTCGCCGCACGGTCCGATGTGGACGTCATCGCGCATGTCGGCAGCACGGCCACCGGGCGGTCGATCGCGCGCAGCGCCGCGGTCACGGGCACCAAGGCGCTGCTGGAGAACGGCGGCAACGACGCGCTGATCGTCGACGCGGGGCTGGATCCCGTCTGGGCCGCCGGTCAAGCCGCGCTCGGCGCGTTCGCGAACGCCGGTCAGATCTGCGTGTCCGTCGAACGGATCTTCGCGCATCGGGAAGTCGCCGAGCCCTTCCTGGCGGCGCTGCTGGCCGAAGCCGAGTCCAGGAAGGTGGCGCCGCTGGTCGACCGGCGCCACCGCGAGCAGGTCCACGCCCACGTGCGCGATGCCGTGGACGACGGCGCCGAACTGCTGACGGGCGGAGTGGTGCCGGAAGGCGCCGGTGCGCACTACCCGGCCACCGTGCTGGCACAGTGCGATCCGGCCATGCGGATCATGCGGGAAGAGACCTTCGGCCCGGTCGCGCCGGTACGGGTGGTGGATTCGTTCGACCGAGGCCTCGCGGAGGCCGCGACCGACGACTACGGGCTCGCGGCGACCGTGCTCACACCGTCGATGGCCCACGCCCAGCGCGCCTGGCGGGAACTGCCCGTCGGCACGGTGAAGATCAACGCGGTGTTCGGCGGCGCGCCCGGCGGAGCGGCGCACCCGCGCCGGGCCAGCGGATCCGGCTTCGGTTATGGGCCCGAGTTGCTGGACGAGATGACCCAGACGAAGGTCGTGCACCTGCGCCCGGCCCCCAGTTAG
- a CDS encoding TetR/AcrR family transcriptional regulator, translating to MTADRPSAADGIRPSDVGATNAAPRRSRKAAAQQRGRTPRLSYEAWVDGALTLLAREGVSAIRIPRLCQELGVTKGSFYWHFDDIEQLMAAMADRWTARQSEIIRALGAIASVPVEQRIADMAANLIDQGTWATEATVREWARSDEKVAETVRALDRQIFETVRKAMLELGFTPDGARLRAGAMVYLGIGFIHGRDSLPAPTAEDARAILELLTIPAPKRTRS from the coding sequence ATGACAGCGGACCGGCCGTCGGCAGCCGACGGCATCCGGCCCTCCGACGTGGGCGCAACGAACGCCGCGCCGCGGCGTTCCCGGAAAGCCGCGGCCCAGCAACGCGGCCGCACCCCGCGGCTGTCCTATGAGGCATGGGTCGACGGGGCTTTGACGCTGCTCGCCCGAGAAGGTGTCTCCGCCATCAGGATTCCCCGGCTGTGCCAGGAACTCGGCGTCACCAAAGGCAGTTTCTACTGGCATTTCGACGACATCGAACAGCTCATGGCGGCGATGGCCGACCGGTGGACCGCCCGCCAGAGCGAGATCATCCGCGCGCTCGGCGCGATAGCGTCCGTTCCGGTCGAGCAGCGCATCGCCGATATGGCCGCCAATCTCATCGACCAAGGCACCTGGGCCACCGAAGCCACCGTGCGTGAATGGGCGCGCAGCGACGAGAAGGTGGCCGAAACGGTGCGCGCCTTGGATCGGCAGATCTTCGAAACGGTGCGAAAAGCGATGTTGGAGCTGGGCTTCACGCCCGACGGAGCGCGTCTGCGGGCCGGTGCGATGGTGTATCTGGGCATCGGCTTCATCCACGGTCGTGACAGCCTGCCCGCGCCGACCGCGGAAGACGCCAGAGCGATTCTCGAGCTGTTGACCATTCCTGCTCCGAAGCGAACCCGTTCGTAG
- a CDS encoding acyl-CoA dehydrogenase family protein, translated as MTAGAIRLNVRALAITSKGGIAMALFNPKTDTFEEFDPATRARLRSVVDFFEKKGKQALTGDAHRAEWYEDWMEFLAESRIIAHMATPRAHAGGDPGKRWDTAVISRFNEITGFYGSQYWYAWGVSTLGLATIWQSANEKAHLRAAEELDRGGIIGFGLSEKDHGADIYATDMLLTPDGAGGFTATGSKYYIGNGNVARIVPTIGRRTDLDGPDAYVWFIADSQHPNYRLVKNVIHGQNFVSAYDLADYPVAADDVLHVGRKAFDSALAAVNCGKFNIGMVALGIVEHCFYETINHASAKILFGHPVTDFAQVRQILDDSYVRMNAMRLYHERAIDYMRCSTPEDRRFVMFNSIGKMKVTREAERVFRELSDVISARGFEKDSYFSTARGTIDSMPRLEGTAHVNMALTLKFMPNFLFNPAELPPVPVRRDPGDDEALFRQPSAAGLSKVRFADWRPAYAPYRHLPNVALFLEQAERFTQFPVEAPPTSIQLEDLDYQLAVGELFTLLPYGQLILEQAALVGTSEDLVDAIFEVFVRDFSAYALNLFSKASSTPAQQDWAMNVLRKPAVDEQRIARLHDEVMSYAGAFQMNP; from the coding sequence TTGACGGCAGGTGCCATCAGACTTAATGTGAGGGCACTTGCCATCACTTCGAAAGGCGGCATCGCCATGGCCCTGTTCAACCCGAAGACCGACACGTTCGAGGAGTTCGACCCCGCCACGCGGGCGCGGCTACGGTCGGTGGTCGACTTCTTCGAGAAAAAGGGCAAGCAGGCGCTCACCGGCGACGCGCACCGGGCGGAGTGGTACGAGGACTGGATGGAATTCCTGGCCGAGAGCCGGATCATCGCCCACATGGCGACGCCGCGAGCGCATGCGGGCGGAGATCCGGGCAAACGCTGGGACACCGCGGTCATTTCCCGGTTCAACGAGATCACCGGTTTCTACGGATCGCAGTACTGGTACGCGTGGGGTGTTTCGACGCTCGGGCTCGCCACCATCTGGCAGAGCGCCAACGAAAAGGCCCACCTCCGAGCCGCCGAGGAGCTCGACCGTGGCGGGATCATCGGGTTCGGATTGTCGGAGAAGGATCACGGCGCCGACATCTACGCCACCGACATGCTGCTCACCCCCGATGGCGCGGGCGGTTTCACCGCGACCGGCAGCAAGTACTACATCGGCAACGGCAACGTGGCCAGGATCGTGCCCACCATCGGGCGGCGGACGGACTTGGACGGCCCCGACGCATACGTCTGGTTCATCGCCGACAGTCAGCACCCCAATTACCGGCTGGTCAAGAACGTCATCCACGGTCAGAATTTCGTCTCGGCCTACGATCTGGCGGACTATCCCGTCGCGGCGGACGACGTGCTGCACGTCGGCCGCAAAGCGTTCGATTCCGCACTCGCCGCGGTCAACTGCGGCAAGTTCAATATCGGCATGGTCGCGCTGGGCATCGTAGAGCACTGTTTCTACGAGACGATCAACCACGCCAGTGCAAAGATCCTGTTCGGGCATCCGGTCACCGACTTCGCGCAGGTCCGGCAGATCCTCGACGACAGCTACGTACGCATGAACGCCATGCGGCTCTACCACGAACGGGCGATCGACTACATGCGCTGCTCCACTCCGGAGGACCGCCGCTTCGTGATGTTCAATTCCATCGGCAAGATGAAAGTGACCCGCGAGGCCGAGCGGGTATTCCGGGAACTGTCCGATGTCATCTCCGCCAGGGGTTTCGAGAAGGACTCCTACTTCTCCACCGCGCGCGGCACCATCGATTCCATGCCACGACTGGAGGGTACCGCGCACGTCAACATGGCGCTCACGCTGAAATTCATGCCGAACTTCCTGTTCAATCCGGCCGAGCTGCCTCCGGTGCCGGTGCGGCGGGATCCCGGTGACGACGAGGCGCTGTTCCGGCAGCCGAGCGCTGCCGGATTGAGCAAGGTGCGATTCGCGGATTGGCGGCCGGCCTACGCGCCCTACCGTCATCTGCCCAATGTGGCCCTGTTCCTCGAGCAGGCGGAGCGATTCACCCAGTTCCCGGTCGAGGCTCCGCCGACGTCGATTCAGCTGGAAGATCTGGACTATCAGCTGGCGGTGGGGGAATTGTTCACGCTGCTGCCCTACGGCCAGCTCATTCTGGAGCAGGCCGCACTCGTCGGGACTTCGGAAGATTTGGTGGACGCCATTTTCGAGGTCTTCGTGCGCGATTTCTCCGCGTACGCACTCAACCTGTTCTCGAAGGCGTCCTCGACACCGGCGCAGCAGGACTGGGCGATGAATGTCCTGCGCAAACCCGCTGTCGACGAGCAACGAATCGCACGTCTGCACGACGAGGTGATGAGCTACGCGGGCGCATTCCAGATGAATCCGTAG
- a CDS encoding glycosyltransferase yields MAAMTEGLTVLLWHVHGSWTTSFVQGPHRYLVPVVDGGGPWGRGRCGRDWPSVREVPADALREAEPDVVVLQRPEEIDLAERWLGRRPGADIPAIYVEHNTPRPSAATTTHPLADRADIPIVHVTHFNDLMWDSGRAPTRVVPHGIVDPGARYTGELPHGVALINEPARRGRITGSDLLPDFAMAGPIDLYGIGADEFTAHRPTAHPIRGIGDFPQSALHPEMARRRVYLHTARWTSLGLSLLEAMHLAMPVVALATTEAVSAVPPEAGAISTDIAVLTAKFREFLHEPDLAVLAGKSGRQFALEHYGLEVFLRRWDSLLAEVTE; encoded by the coding sequence ATGGCCGCAATGACCGAGGGGCTCACGGTGCTGTTGTGGCACGTGCACGGCTCGTGGACGACGTCGTTCGTGCAAGGGCCGCACCGTTACCTCGTACCCGTGGTGGACGGCGGCGGGCCGTGGGGGCGCGGCCGGTGCGGCCGCGACTGGCCGTCCGTGCGGGAGGTGCCCGCGGACGCGTTGCGCGAAGCGGAGCCGGACGTCGTCGTGCTCCAGCGTCCGGAGGAGATCGACCTCGCCGAACGATGGCTCGGTCGGCGTCCCGGCGCCGACATCCCGGCGATCTACGTCGAGCACAACACTCCGCGTCCCAGCGCGGCCACCACCACGCATCCGCTGGCGGATCGCGCCGACATCCCGATCGTGCACGTCACCCATTTCAACGATTTGATGTGGGACAGCGGACGCGCGCCCACCCGGGTCGTGCCGCACGGCATCGTCGACCCCGGCGCGCGCTACACCGGCGAACTGCCGCACGGCGTGGCACTGATCAACGAGCCGGCGCGGCGCGGGAGGATCACGGGAAGTGATCTGTTGCCGGACTTCGCGATGGCGGGGCCGATCGATCTGTACGGCATCGGAGCCGACGAATTCACAGCGCACCGGCCCACCGCACACCCCATTCGCGGAATCGGCGACTTCCCGCAATCGGCATTGCATCCGGAAATGGCCCGCAGGCGGGTGTATCTGCACACCGCGCGCTGGACCTCACTGGGATTATCTCTCCTGGAAGCCATGCACCTGGCCATGCCGGTGGTAGCCCTGGCCACCACCGAGGCCGTCTCGGCCGTGCCGCCGGAAGCAGGCGCCATCTCCACCGACATCGCGGTGCTCACCGCGAAATTCCGGGAATTCCTCCACGAACCCGACCTGGCGGTGCTCGCGGGCAAATCGGGACGGCAGTTCGCGCTGGAGCACTACGGCCTCGAGGTCTTCCTGCGCCGGTGGGATTCCCTGCTCGCCGAGGTCACCGAATGA
- a CDS encoding SDR family oxidoreductase yields MSELTARTEADIFCLVRAGDGGDALARIEAGLRHYRLWRPGMASRIVPVVGDLEQDRFGLSERLFRVLSRSDAVLHNGARVNHVEPYARLRGANVAGTRTVLRLALQGQGVPVHFISTTSVALADGRVPRAPVSESARPMASELRAGGRQVRRAGRRSQLLP; encoded by the coding sequence CTGAGTGAACTGACCGCCCGCACCGAGGCCGATATCTTCTGCCTGGTCCGGGCCGGCGACGGAGGTGACGCACTCGCCCGGATCGAGGCCGGGCTGCGGCACTACCGGCTGTGGCGACCAGGCATGGCTTCCCGGATCGTTCCAGTGGTCGGCGATCTCGAGCAGGACCGATTCGGTCTGAGCGAGAGACTTTTTCGAGTTCTGTCCCGGTCGGATGCGGTCCTGCACAACGGTGCGCGCGTCAACCACGTCGAACCGTATGCGCGGCTGCGTGGCGCGAACGTCGCAGGCACACGCACGGTGCTGCGTCTGGCGCTACAAGGGCAGGGCGTGCCGGTGCATTTCATCTCCACCACGTCGGTGGCGCTCGCGGACGGGAGAGTTCCGCGTGCACCCGTGTCGGAGTCCGCTCGCCCTATGGCGAGCGAGCTACGGGCGGGCGGCCGACAAGTCCGCCGCGCAGGACGACGTTCTCAGCTGTTGCCGTAG
- a CDS encoding glycosyltransferase family 2 protein, with the protein MGTDRMTVVIITRDRREQLLETLAHMTALADAAPIILVDNGSTDGTADAVAAAFPAVELIRSADNLGAVARNIAVERTVTPYVAFCDDDTRWQPGALTRAADLLDRYPGLGSVTGRCLVAPDLREDPITPELRYSPVSGPDWLPGPALLGVMAALSAFRVSAFREVGGFSRRLWFGGEEELLALDLAAHGWWMCWIEDMLIHHEPSTSRDATHRRRLGIRNTLWTLWLRRPARSAARRTAAVLRSAPADRTTAAAVLETLRGMPWVLRERKVLPPQVEAGLVLLEDSQRRSTARRYVG; encoded by the coding sequence ATGGGTACCGATCGCATGACGGTCGTCATCATCACCCGCGACCGTCGCGAACAACTGCTGGAAACCTTGGCGCACATGACCGCGCTCGCCGACGCGGCGCCGATCATCCTCGTCGACAACGGATCCACCGACGGCACCGCCGACGCGGTCGCCGCGGCTTTCCCCGCCGTCGAGCTCATCCGCTCGGCGGACAATCTGGGCGCGGTGGCCCGCAACATCGCGGTGGAGCGGACGGTCACGCCGTATGTGGCGTTCTGCGACGACGACACGCGGTGGCAGCCGGGTGCGCTGACCCGCGCCGCCGACCTGCTCGACCGGTATCCCGGCCTCGGCTCGGTGACCGGACGATGCCTGGTCGCACCCGATCTGCGCGAGGATCCGATCACGCCGGAACTGCGGTATTCACCGGTTTCCGGGCCCGACTGGCTGCCCGGCCCCGCCCTGCTCGGCGTGATGGCGGCCCTGTCCGCCTTCCGGGTCAGCGCGTTCCGGGAAGTCGGCGGCTTCTCCCGGCGCTTGTGGTTCGGCGGCGAGGAGGAATTGCTCGCGCTCGATCTCGCGGCACACGGCTGGTGGATGTGCTGGATCGAGGACATGCTGATCCATCACGAGCCGTCGACCTCGCGCGACGCGACCCATCGTCGCAGGCTCGGTATCCGGAACACGTTGTGGACGCTGTGGTTGCGCCGCCCGGCCCGCAGCGCCGCCCGGCGGACCGCCGCCGTGCTCCGGTCGGCACCGGCGGATCGGACGACGGCGGCGGCCGTCCTCGAGACGCTGCGCGGCATGCCCTGGGTCCTGCGGGAACGCAAAGTCCTACCGCCGCAGGTGGAAGCGGGTCTCGTGCTGTTGGAAGACTCGCAGCGTCGTTCGACCGCGCGTCGTTATGTGGGCTGA
- a CDS encoding oxygenase MpaB family protein codes for MPVEVPPAGADAVAEPSVKCPTAFRYWEARRSPGVRRIERLFAKVTGKQLFPTDAQAVALCEDLFTGDPVAERFVAEVMHGEIGRQAGREMLEIALAAGIDAVPDAPESMRALFEEFETVPAWVIPELVEQGAAIWRRWGTMLFSFAGAETLEMYTEAAVATPLSLAGGYAGDSALRRFLETTRFWIDVSQPGALLTPGSAGRATALKVRIMHVSVRAKVAEHPEWDMDRWGLPISQTYQMLTLLAGSVTPGLGLWALGYQTTPSEIRALLHFQKYMGYLLGVRLRWYPETVLDSLRVLAMTIASRSYDAGRHGAELIESYPMAFAPRDGHRGFTRLREAYNFRINSVYSAMYMVPLTRRRYIMPPAFPWIVIPLLRFPLITMMEILRRTFPPFARAHEKLMLWHRENWYRAQMQGREAAFEAGGALRR; via the coding sequence ATGCCAGTGGAAGTCCCGCCCGCGGGCGCGGATGCCGTCGCGGAACCATCGGTGAAGTGCCCGACAGCGTTCCGTTACTGGGAAGCGCGTCGCAGCCCCGGAGTTCGGCGCATCGAGCGTCTTTTCGCGAAAGTCACCGGGAAGCAGCTGTTTCCGACCGATGCGCAAGCCGTCGCGCTGTGCGAGGACCTCTTCACCGGTGATCCGGTCGCGGAGCGGTTCGTCGCTGAGGTCATGCACGGTGAGATCGGTCGGCAAGCCGGCCGCGAGATGCTCGAGATCGCCCTCGCGGCAGGCATAGACGCCGTACCGGACGCACCGGAGTCGATGCGCGCGCTGTTCGAGGAATTCGAGACGGTCCCCGCGTGGGTGATACCCGAATTGGTCGAACAAGGCGCCGCGATCTGGCGGCGGTGGGGCACCATGCTGTTCAGCTTCGCCGGCGCGGAAACTCTCGAGATGTACACCGAGGCCGCGGTCGCGACGCCGTTGTCACTGGCCGGTGGGTACGCCGGGGACAGCGCGCTACGCCGCTTCCTGGAGACGACCCGCTTCTGGATCGATGTCTCACAGCCCGGCGCGTTGCTGACGCCGGGATCGGCGGGACGTGCCACCGCGCTGAAGGTGCGCATCATGCACGTCTCGGTCCGCGCGAAGGTCGCGGAGCATCCGGAGTGGGACATGGACCGGTGGGGCCTGCCGATCAGCCAGACCTACCAGATGCTGACCTTGCTGGCCGGCAGCGTCACCCCGGGGCTCGGGCTCTGGGCGCTCGGTTACCAGACGACCCCCTCGGAAATCCGCGCGTTGCTGCATTTCCAGAAGTACATGGGCTACCTGCTCGGCGTCCGGCTGCGCTGGTACCCGGAGACGGTCCTCGACTCGTTGCGTGTGCTGGCCATGACCATCGCCTCCCGCTCCTACGACGCGGGGCGGCACGGTGCGGAGTTGATCGAGTCCTATCCGATGGCGTTCGCGCCCCGCGACGGCCACCGCGGCTTCACGCGGCTGCGCGAGGCGTACAACTTTCGCATCAACTCGGTGTACTCCGCGATGTACATGGTTCCCTTGACCCGGCGCCGCTACATCATGCCGCCGGCGTTTCCCTGGATCGTCATCCCGCTGCTGCGCTTTCCCTTGATCACGATGATGGAGATCCTGCGCAGGACGTTCCCGCCCTTCGCGCGGGCGCACGAGAAGCTCATGCTCTGGCATCGCGAGAACTGGTACCGCGCTCAGATGCAGGGTCGCGAAGCGGCTTTCGAGGCCGGCGGGGCGCTACGCCGATGA
- a CDS encoding glycosyltransferase family 2 protein, translated as MSGQNGAKTTVVIATRNRAAELVRTLTELHTLRPRPEIVVLDNASADDTVARARAFPGVRVVPLSRNLGAAARNLGVALARTPYIAFSDDDSWWARDALPEAERLLDACPRLGLLAGRTLVGAEHRDDPVNELMATSPLGHPPGLPGPLVLGFLACAAIVRKEAYLQAAGFSPLLHFGAEERLLSLDMAACGWDLCYVAAVRAHHHPSTRRPPRAWRKRAEQRNNALIVWMRRPLRRCAAESAGLVGRTVRDPGTLLAVAGLLRRLPQALAQRRRLPPEIERRARILELAHERK; from the coding sequence GTGAGCGGGCAGAACGGGGCGAAGACGACAGTCGTCATCGCCACCCGCAACCGCGCTGCCGAATTGGTCCGCACCCTGACCGAGTTGCACACACTGCGCCCGCGCCCGGAGATCGTGGTGCTGGACAACGCTTCCGCCGACGACACCGTGGCGCGGGCGCGAGCATTCCCCGGCGTGCGGGTCGTCCCGCTGTCCCGCAACCTCGGCGCGGCCGCGCGCAACCTCGGCGTCGCGCTCGCCCGCACGCCGTACATCGCCTTCAGCGACGACGACTCGTGGTGGGCCCGCGACGCGCTTCCCGAAGCCGAGCGGCTGCTGGACGCCTGCCCCCGGCTCGGCCTCCTGGCGGGACGCACGCTCGTCGGCGCGGAGCACCGTGACGATCCCGTCAACGAACTGATGGCCACCAGCCCGCTCGGCCACCCACCCGGCCTGCCGGGGCCTTTGGTCCTCGGCTTCCTGGCTTGCGCGGCGATCGTGCGGAAGGAGGCGTACCTGCAGGCCGCCGGGTTCAGTCCGCTGCTGCACTTCGGCGCCGAAGAACGCTTGCTGTCCCTCGACATGGCGGCGTGTGGCTGGGACCTCTGCTATGTGGCGGCGGTGCGGGCCCACCACCATCCCTCCACGCGCCGACCGCCTCGGGCGTGGCGCAAGCGGGCCGAACAGCGCAACAACGCGCTGATCGTCTGGATGCGACGGCCGCTGCGGCGGTGCGCGGCCGAGTCCGCCGGCCTGGTCGGCCGCACGGTGCGCGACCCCGGGACGTTACTGGCGGTCGCGGGACTGCTGCGCCGCCTGCCCCAGGCGTTGGCGCAGCGGCGCAGGCTGCCGCCGGAGATCGAGCGCCGGGCCAGGATCCTGGAACTCGCCCATGAAAGGAAGTGA
- a CDS encoding SLATT domain-containing protein, whose translation MTEHRSPFGGDRSQDLGVPPSLDLRTADWSSSDETLARLFQRVEAYAIDAREWYSRDGLTKRRISLALTGATLVLGLLGILVPLLTTAGIDAIDPSWGFVLLACAAGTAAFDRFFGVSTAWIRDLRSAQSINAMLCDFQLEWASVSRGPANSNGEIDRRMGLLRDFSYRVNEVIAHETDSWAGQVQPSVTARMSRFDRR comes from the coding sequence GTGACAGAGCACCGATCGCCCTTCGGCGGGGATCGCTCGCAGGACCTCGGAGTGCCGCCTTCGCTGGACCTCCGCACCGCCGACTGGTCGAGTTCCGATGAGACCCTTGCCCGGCTGTTCCAACGCGTCGAGGCGTATGCCATCGACGCGCGCGAATGGTATTCGCGCGACGGCCTAACGAAGCGGCGAATCAGCCTAGCCCTCACCGGGGCTACGCTCGTTCTCGGCTTACTCGGAATACTGGTGCCGCTACTGACGACCGCCGGCATCGACGCCATCGATCCCAGCTGGGGATTCGTGCTGCTGGCCTGCGCCGCCGGCACTGCCGCGTTCGACCGGTTCTTCGGCGTCTCCACGGCATGGATTCGTGATCTCCGCAGCGCGCAGTCGATCAACGCGATGCTGTGCGATTTCCAGCTGGAGTGGGCGTCGGTGTCTCGTGGTCCCGCCAATTCGAACGGGGAGATCGACCGTCGGATGGGGTTGCTGCGAGACTTCTCCTATCGGGTCAACGAGGTGATCGCACACGAAACCGATAGCTGGGCAGGCCAAGTGCAGCCCTCGGTCACCGCGCGGATGAGCAGGTTCGATCGGAGGTAG